Proteins from one Tenrec ecaudatus isolate mTenEca1 chromosome 8, mTenEca1.hap1, whole genome shotgun sequence genomic window:
- the ZFP42 gene encoding zinc finger protein 42 homolog, producing MEQQMKKRLRKSCHKGLGEKAFVETKPNQVKSSPMLQAEEEPANTMWALCDEDSEHSNTGLQAFDEPFPECYIECIIRGEFSEPILEEDLILKSLEYLKEESEQTLAQQVLGENSLLGDNSLECSLECAKEGTRPNVSQQFAEENSLVYSEYMTGKKLPPGGIPGVDLSDPKQLTEFTRKKPRKSTEYDDQKTLPCPQGGCPRKFKDKSSLRKHLLVHGPRDHVCAECGKAFTESSKLKRHFLVHTGEKPYRCTFEGCGKRFSLDFNLRTHVRIHTGEKRFSCPYQGCSRKFIQSSNLKAHILTHAKAKIQVGE from the coding sequence ATGGAAcagcaaatgaagaaaagactcaGAAAAAGTTGTCATAAGGGCCTAGGTGAAAAGGCCTTTGTTGAGACTAAGCCAAACCAAGTGAAGTCTAGCCCCATGCTGCAGGcagaggaggaacctgctaatacAATGTGGGCCTTATGTGATGAAGACAGCGAGCACTCTAACACTGGTCTTCAGGCATTTGATGAGCCCTTCCCTGAGTGCTACATTGAATGCATAATAAGAGGTGAGTTTTCAGAACCCATCCTGGAAGAAGACTTAAttcttaaatccttggaatacctGAAAGAAGAATCAGAACAAACCCTTGCTCAACAGGTTCTTGGAGAAAATTCACTTCTTGGAGACAACTCTCTTGAATGCTCTTTGGAATGCGCCAaagaagggaccagaccaaacgTTTCTCAACAGTTTGCTGAAGAGAATTCACTTGTGTATTCTGAGTACATGACTGGCAAGAAGCTTCCCCCTGGTGGAATACCTGGTGTTGACTTATCTGATCCTAAACAGCTGACAGAATTTACTAGAAAGAAGCCGAGAAAAAGTACAGAATATGATGATCAAAAAACACTCCCCTGTCCTCAGGGTGGATGTCCAAGGAAGTTTAAGGATAAGTCCTCCCTGAGAAAGCATCTCCTAGTTCATGGTCCCCGAGACCATGTATGTGcagaatgtgggaaagctttcaCTGAGAGCTCAAAACTGAAGCGACATTTTCTGGTGCACACTGGAGAGAAGCCCTACCGGTGCACATTCGAAGGGTGTGGGAAACGCTTTTCCCTGGACTTCAATTTGCGCACACATGTACGAATCCACACTGGTGAGAAACGCTTTTCGTGCCCCTATCAGGGCTGTTCCCGGAAGTTTATTCAGTCTAGTAACCTGAAAGCTCACATCTTAACTCATGCAAAGGCCAAAATACAGGTGGGAGAGTAG